One genomic region from Eptesicus fuscus isolate TK198812 chromosome 4, DD_ASM_mEF_20220401, whole genome shotgun sequence encodes:
- the PRLR gene encoding prolactin receptor isoform X4, with amino-acid sequence MAEMAPSTCVCVLLLFLHIHLLSGQSPPGKPEISKCRSTEKETFTCWWEPGPDGGLPTNYTLTYHREGNPLTYECPDYETSGPNSCYFNKKHTSIWTMYVITVNATNRMGSSSSDPYYVDVTYIVEPDPPVNLTLEVKRPEGHKPYLWIKWYPPTQVDIRSGWLTLQYEIRLKPEKSSEWEVHFTGQNTQFKVLSLYPGKKYLVQVRGKPDHGLWSEWGPEGSIQVPEDATNADITVWIFVAVLSVVVCLIMVWAVALKGYSMVTCVFPPVPGPKIKGFDIHLLEVYARLSQEPFLHLLKTGW; translated from the exons ATGGCGGAGATGGCGCcgtccacgtgtgtgtgtgtcttgctccttttcctccacatccatCTGCTGAGCG GACAGTCACCTCCTGGGAAGCCTGAGATCTCGAAATGTCGCTCCACCGAAAAGGAGACCTTCACGTGCTGGTGGGAGCCGGGGCCGGACGGAGGACTTCCCACCAACTACACGCTCACCTACCACAGGGAAGG AAATCCACTCACCTATGAGTGTCCAGACTACGAAACCAGTGGCCCCAACTCCTGTTACTTTAACAAGAAGCACACGTCCATTTGGACGATGTATGTCATCACAGTCAACGCCACGAACCGGATGGGAAGCAGTTCCTCAGATCCGTATTACGTGGACGTGACTTACATCG TTGAACCAGACCCTCCAGTGAACCTGACTTTGGAAGTAAAACGTCCAGAAGGCCACAAACCGTACCTGTGGATAAAATGGTATCCACCCACCCAGGTCGACATAAGATCCGGTTGGCTCACACTACAATACGAAATTCGATTAAAGCCTGAAAAATCAAGTGAGTGGGAG GTTCATTTCACTGGGCAGAACACTCAGTTTAAGGTTCTCAGCTTATATCCAGGAAAGAAATACCTTGTCCAGGTTCGCGGCAAGCCAGACCACGGATTGTGGAGTGAGTGGGGCCCAGAAGGCTCCATTCAGGTACCTGAAG ATGCCACCAATGCAGACATCACCGTGTGGATCTTTGTGGCTGTGCTTTCTGTTGTCGTCTGTCTGATTATGGTCTGGGCAGTGGCTTTGAAGGGCTATAG CATGGTGACCTGCGTCTTTCCACCAGTTCCTGGgccaaaaataaaaggatttgaTATCCATCTGCTGGAG
- the PRLR gene encoding prolactin receptor isoform X1 translates to MAEMAPSTCVCVLLLFLHIHLLSGQSPPGKPEISKCRSTEKETFTCWWEPGPDGGLPTNYTLTYHREGNPLTYECPDYETSGPNSCYFNKKHTSIWTMYVITVNATNRMGSSSSDPYYVDVTYIVEPDPPVNLTLEVKRPEGHKPYLWIKWYPPTQVDIRSGWLTLQYEIRLKPEKSSEWEVHFTGQNTQFKVLSLYPGKKYLVQVRGKPDHGLWSEWGPEGSIQVPEDATNADITVWIFVAVLSVVVCLIMVWAVALKGYSMVTCVFPPVPGPKIKGFDIHLLERGKSEELLSALGCQDFPSDCEDLLVELLEVVDSENQQLVPVHSKEHPNQGLKPKYLDLDSDSGQGSCDSPSLLSSNREEPQESPSTFHTPEGIEKPENPERNGAHTWDSQSTSVEGRVPYFCADGPKSSTWPSSQPSNQPNPRSSYHSIADVCKLALGTAGSEATVLDKTDKRAPTSLETTLTGGEEEAAEQRGVESFHSKTDADTPWLLPQEETSDVSAKPLDYVEIHKINKDGALSLFPKQDENSNQTERPGAPKTSKEYAKVARVTESSILVLVHDPPAPDLALFEEPAEEAPPSLQQNQEEKELATFAMTPSNCRLQLGGLDYLDPACLKDSFQ, encoded by the exons ATGGCGGAGATGGCGCcgtccacgtgtgtgtgtgtcttgctccttttcctccacatccatCTGCTGAGCG GACAGTCACCTCCTGGGAAGCCTGAGATCTCGAAATGTCGCTCCACCGAAAAGGAGACCTTCACGTGCTGGTGGGAGCCGGGGCCGGACGGAGGACTTCCCACCAACTACACGCTCACCTACCACAGGGAAGG AAATCCACTCACCTATGAGTGTCCAGACTACGAAACCAGTGGCCCCAACTCCTGTTACTTTAACAAGAAGCACACGTCCATTTGGACGATGTATGTCATCACAGTCAACGCCACGAACCGGATGGGAAGCAGTTCCTCAGATCCGTATTACGTGGACGTGACTTACATCG TTGAACCAGACCCTCCAGTGAACCTGACTTTGGAAGTAAAACGTCCAGAAGGCCACAAACCGTACCTGTGGATAAAATGGTATCCACCCACCCAGGTCGACATAAGATCCGGTTGGCTCACACTACAATACGAAATTCGATTAAAGCCTGAAAAATCAAGTGAGTGGGAG GTTCATTTCACTGGGCAGAACACTCAGTTTAAGGTTCTCAGCTTATATCCAGGAAAGAAATACCTTGTCCAGGTTCGCGGCAAGCCAGACCACGGATTGTGGAGTGAGTGGGGCCCAGAAGGCTCCATTCAGGTACCTGAAG ATGCCACCAATGCAGACATCACCGTGTGGATCTTTGTGGCTGTGCTTTCTGTTGTCGTCTGTCTGATTATGGTCTGGGCAGTGGCTTTGAAGGGCTATAG CATGGTGACCTGCGTCTTTCCACCAGTTCCTGGgccaaaaataaaaggatttgaTATCCATCTGCTGGAG AGGGGCAAGTCTGAAGAACTGCTGAGTGCCCTGGGGTGCCAGGACTTCCCCTCTGACTGTGAGGACTTGCTGGTGGAGCTGTTAGAAGTCGTTGACAGCGAGAACCAGCAACTGGTGCCAGTCCATTCAAAGGAACACCCCAATCAAGGTCTGAAGCCCAAATACCTGGATCTCGACAGTGACTCTGGCCAGGGCAGCTGTGACAGCCCTTCCCTTTTATCCAGCAATCGTGAGGAGCCCCAGGAAAGTCCCTCCACATTCCACACTCCTGAGGGCATTGAGAAGCCAGAGAACCCTGAAAGAAATGGTGCCCACACCTGGGACTCTCAGAGCACCAGCGTGGAAGGCAGAGTCCCCTATTTCTGTGCTGATGGACCCAAATCTTCAACATGGCCTTCATCACAGCCCTCCAACCAGCCCAACCCCAGATCTTCTTACCACAGCATCGCTGATGTGTGTAAGCTGGCCCTGGGCACGGCAGGTTCCGAGGCCACTGTGTTGGACAAAACAGACAAACGTGCTCCAACGTCTTTGGAAACCACCCTgactggaggggaggaggaggcggccgaGCAGAGAGGGGTGGAAAGCTTCCATTCCAAGACTGACGCAGACACCCCatggctgctgccccaggagGAAACCTCCGATGTCTCTGCTAAACCCTTGGATTACGTGGAGATTCACAAGATCAATAAAGACGGAGCATTGTCATTGTTCCCCAAACAAGACGAGAACAGCAACCAGACAGAGAGGCCCGGGGCTCCTAAGACCAGCAAGGAGTATGCGAAGGTGGCCAGGGTGACGGAGAGCAGCATCCTGGTGCTGGTGCATGACCCGCCCGCCCCCGACCTGGCTTTGTTTGAAGAACCAGCCGAGGAGGCCCCCC
- the PRLR gene encoding prolactin receptor isoform X5 — translation MAEMAPSTCVCVLLLFLHIHLLSGQSPPGKPEISKCRSTEKETFTCWWEPGPDGGLPTNYTLTYHREGNPLTYECPDYETSGPNSCYFNKKHTSIWTMYVITVNATNRMGSSSSDPYYVDVTYIVEPDPPVNLTLEVKRPEGHKPYLWIKWYPPTQVDIRSGWLTLQYEIRLKPEKSSEWEVHFTGQNTQFKVLSLYPGKKYLVQVRGKPDHGLWSEWGPEGSIQVPEDATNADITVWIFVAVLSVVVCLIMVWAVALKGYSMVTCVFPPVPGPKIKGFDIHLLESLLWKPKQC, via the exons ATGGCGGAGATGGCGCcgtccacgtgtgtgtgtgtcttgctccttttcctccacatccatCTGCTGAGCG GACAGTCACCTCCTGGGAAGCCTGAGATCTCGAAATGTCGCTCCACCGAAAAGGAGACCTTCACGTGCTGGTGGGAGCCGGGGCCGGACGGAGGACTTCCCACCAACTACACGCTCACCTACCACAGGGAAGG AAATCCACTCACCTATGAGTGTCCAGACTACGAAACCAGTGGCCCCAACTCCTGTTACTTTAACAAGAAGCACACGTCCATTTGGACGATGTATGTCATCACAGTCAACGCCACGAACCGGATGGGAAGCAGTTCCTCAGATCCGTATTACGTGGACGTGACTTACATCG TTGAACCAGACCCTCCAGTGAACCTGACTTTGGAAGTAAAACGTCCAGAAGGCCACAAACCGTACCTGTGGATAAAATGGTATCCACCCACCCAGGTCGACATAAGATCCGGTTGGCTCACACTACAATACGAAATTCGATTAAAGCCTGAAAAATCAAGTGAGTGGGAG GTTCATTTCACTGGGCAGAACACTCAGTTTAAGGTTCTCAGCTTATATCCAGGAAAGAAATACCTTGTCCAGGTTCGCGGCAAGCCAGACCACGGATTGTGGAGTGAGTGGGGCCCAGAAGGCTCCATTCAGGTACCTGAAG ATGCCACCAATGCAGACATCACCGTGTGGATCTTTGTGGCTGTGCTTTCTGTTGTCGTCTGTCTGATTATGGTCTGGGCAGTGGCTTTGAAGGGCTATAG CATGGTGACCTGCGTCTTTCCACCAGTTCCTGGgccaaaaataaaaggatttgaTATCCATCTGCTGGAG
- the PRLR gene encoding prolactin receptor isoform X2: protein MSSQLHQTAHLRVRPSCFWSPPGKPEISKCRSTEKETFTCWWEPGPDGGLPTNYTLTYHREGNPLTYECPDYETSGPNSCYFNKKHTSIWTMYVITVNATNRMGSSSSDPYYVDVTYIVEPDPPVNLTLEVKRPEGHKPYLWIKWYPPTQVDIRSGWLTLQYEIRLKPEKSSEWEVHFTGQNTQFKVLSLYPGKKYLVQVRGKPDHGLWSEWGPEGSIQVPEDATNADITVWIFVAVLSVVVCLIMVWAVALKGYSMVTCVFPPVPGPKIKGFDIHLLERGKSEELLSALGCQDFPSDCEDLLVELLEVVDSENQQLVPVHSKEHPNQGLKPKYLDLDSDSGQGSCDSPSLLSSNREEPQESPSTFHTPEGIEKPENPERNGAHTWDSQSTSVEGRVPYFCADGPKSSTWPSSQPSNQPNPRSSYHSIADVCKLALGTAGSEATVLDKTDKRAPTSLETTLTGGEEEAAEQRGVESFHSKTDADTPWLLPQEETSDVSAKPLDYVEIHKINKDGALSLFPKQDENSNQTERPGAPKTSKEYAKVARVTESSILVLVHDPPAPDLALFEEPAEEAPPSLQQNQEEKELATFAMTPSNCRLQLGGLDYLDPACLKDSFQ, encoded by the exons ATGAGTTCCCAGCTACACCAGACCGCGCACCTGCGTGTCCGCCCTTCGTGTTTCTGG TCACCTCCTGGGAAGCCTGAGATCTCGAAATGTCGCTCCACCGAAAAGGAGACCTTCACGTGCTGGTGGGAGCCGGGGCCGGACGGAGGACTTCCCACCAACTACACGCTCACCTACCACAGGGAAGG AAATCCACTCACCTATGAGTGTCCAGACTACGAAACCAGTGGCCCCAACTCCTGTTACTTTAACAAGAAGCACACGTCCATTTGGACGATGTATGTCATCACAGTCAACGCCACGAACCGGATGGGAAGCAGTTCCTCAGATCCGTATTACGTGGACGTGACTTACATCG TTGAACCAGACCCTCCAGTGAACCTGACTTTGGAAGTAAAACGTCCAGAAGGCCACAAACCGTACCTGTGGATAAAATGGTATCCACCCACCCAGGTCGACATAAGATCCGGTTGGCTCACACTACAATACGAAATTCGATTAAAGCCTGAAAAATCAAGTGAGTGGGAG GTTCATTTCACTGGGCAGAACACTCAGTTTAAGGTTCTCAGCTTATATCCAGGAAAGAAATACCTTGTCCAGGTTCGCGGCAAGCCAGACCACGGATTGTGGAGTGAGTGGGGCCCAGAAGGCTCCATTCAGGTACCTGAAG ATGCCACCAATGCAGACATCACCGTGTGGATCTTTGTGGCTGTGCTTTCTGTTGTCGTCTGTCTGATTATGGTCTGGGCAGTGGCTTTGAAGGGCTATAG CATGGTGACCTGCGTCTTTCCACCAGTTCCTGGgccaaaaataaaaggatttgaTATCCATCTGCTGGAG AGGGGCAAGTCTGAAGAACTGCTGAGTGCCCTGGGGTGCCAGGACTTCCCCTCTGACTGTGAGGACTTGCTGGTGGAGCTGTTAGAAGTCGTTGACAGCGAGAACCAGCAACTGGTGCCAGTCCATTCAAAGGAACACCCCAATCAAGGTCTGAAGCCCAAATACCTGGATCTCGACAGTGACTCTGGCCAGGGCAGCTGTGACAGCCCTTCCCTTTTATCCAGCAATCGTGAGGAGCCCCAGGAAAGTCCCTCCACATTCCACACTCCTGAGGGCATTGAGAAGCCAGAGAACCCTGAAAGAAATGGTGCCCACACCTGGGACTCTCAGAGCACCAGCGTGGAAGGCAGAGTCCCCTATTTCTGTGCTGATGGACCCAAATCTTCAACATGGCCTTCATCACAGCCCTCCAACCAGCCCAACCCCAGATCTTCTTACCACAGCATCGCTGATGTGTGTAAGCTGGCCCTGGGCACGGCAGGTTCCGAGGCCACTGTGTTGGACAAAACAGACAAACGTGCTCCAACGTCTTTGGAAACCACCCTgactggaggggaggaggaggcggccgaGCAGAGAGGGGTGGAAAGCTTCCATTCCAAGACTGACGCAGACACCCCatggctgctgccccaggagGAAACCTCCGATGTCTCTGCTAAACCCTTGGATTACGTGGAGATTCACAAGATCAATAAAGACGGAGCATTGTCATTGTTCCCCAAACAAGACGAGAACAGCAACCAGACAGAGAGGCCCGGGGCTCCTAAGACCAGCAAGGAGTATGCGAAGGTGGCCAGGGTGACGGAGAGCAGCATCCTGGTGCTGGTGCATGACCCGCCCGCCCCCGACCTGGCTTTGTTTGAAGAACCAGCCGAGGAGGCCCCCC